One Patescibacteria group bacterium DNA segment encodes these proteins:
- a CDS encoding polyribonucleotide nucleotidyltransferase: protein MDPKQYTFELGGKTLMVEHGRLAGQAHGAVTVRYGDTVVLATAVISDKEREKVDYFPLLVDYDEKLYAAGKIKGSRFIKREGRPSDEAILTNRLVDRSIRPLFDERMRRDVQVYLSTLSFDQENDPDIALLNAASLALSLSPIPWGGLIAGVRVGRVKNEWVLNPTYKAREESELDLVIAGTDEKIVMIEAGANEVPEEVMTAAIEFGWKHLRNLMQFMREVIEAQGMEKRNDWIPQVTAEEEARHAVLKEKAKSLLAGKLEKLLALSSKAERAAEEARLKQELDDAFKADNEVTKEDRAEVDIIFHELWAEAVTARVFHDGTRVDGRTFEEIRPLSIEVGLLPRTHGSALFTRGETQALSVVTLGSPSSEQTLDTMEESGKKRYMHHYNFPGFSVGEVSPLRGVSRREIGHGALAEKAILPVLPKDKEKFPYTIRVVSDIMSSNGSSSMASTCGSSLSLMDAGVPISAPVAGIAMGIWTTPDESQYKILTDLQGIEDHDGGMDFKVAGTAKGITAIQLDVKISGLTLPMIQETFAQALKGRLKILEKMNTVIAAPRPDLSPYAPRIYPLQINPDKIRDVIGPGGKIINEIIAKTGVQIDIEDSGLIMVTALSKESAEKALEWIKNLTREVQVGETFQGKVTRILDFGAFVEVLPKQEGLVHISQLAPYRVNQVTDIVNIGDVIPVKVIEIDEMGRINLSLKETDFNFPPPPAGGFMAPPDDGSRYINRGGRPGAHGRDRGHYDRH from the coding sequence ATGGATCCGAAACAATATACGTTCGAGTTGGGAGGAAAGACCCTGATGGTAGAACACGGGCGTCTCGCGGGACAAGCGCATGGGGCAGTCACGGTACGGTATGGCGATACCGTCGTGCTCGCCACTGCAGTGATTTCAGACAAGGAACGGGAGAAAGTGGATTATTTTCCGCTCCTCGTGGATTATGACGAAAAGCTCTACGCAGCCGGGAAGATAAAAGGCTCCCGGTTTATTAAGCGTGAAGGCCGCCCTTCGGATGAGGCGATTCTTACCAATAGGCTGGTGGACCGCTCTATCCGCCCGCTGTTTGACGAACGGATGCGGCGCGACGTGCAAGTCTATCTCTCCACGCTGTCTTTCGACCAAGAGAACGACCCTGACATTGCGCTTCTGAACGCCGCGTCACTCGCACTCTCGCTCTCCCCCATTCCCTGGGGAGGGCTTATCGCAGGCGTGCGGGTAGGGAGAGTGAAGAATGAGTGGGTTTTGAACCCCACCTATAAAGCGCGGGAGGAAAGCGAACTTGATCTGGTCATTGCAGGCACCGACGAAAAAATAGTGATGATCGAAGCAGGCGCGAATGAAGTGCCCGAAGAGGTGATGACCGCGGCTATCGAATTCGGCTGGAAGCATTTGCGGAACCTTATGCAATTTATGCGCGAGGTGATTGAAGCGCAGGGTATGGAGAAACGGAATGATTGGATTCCCCAGGTCACCGCTGAAGAAGAGGCGCGCCACGCCGTATTGAAGGAGAAGGCAAAGAGCTTGCTTGCCGGTAAACTGGAAAAGCTATTAGCCTTATCGTCAAAAGCGGAACGCGCGGCAGAAGAAGCGCGCCTGAAACAAGAACTTGATGACGCGTTTAAGGCTGATAATGAAGTCACCAAAGAGGATCGCGCGGAGGTGGATATTATCTTCCACGAGCTATGGGCGGAAGCAGTCACCGCGCGCGTCTTTCATGACGGCACGCGGGTGGACGGACGAACCTTTGAAGAAATCCGTCCTTTGAGTATTGAGGTGGGCTTGTTGCCGCGCACGCATGGCTCTGCCCTGTTCACGCGCGGAGAAACACAGGCCCTCTCGGTCGTTACCCTCGGTTCTCCTTCCTCTGAACAAACCCTTGATACCATGGAAGAATCAGGGAAGAAACGCTACATGCACCACTACAATTTTCCGGGGTTTTCGGTAGGCGAGGTTTCACCCCTGCGAGGGGTTTCAAGGCGCGAGATCGGGCACGGCGCGCTTGCGGAAAAAGCAATTCTTCCAGTGCTTCCGAAAGATAAGGAAAAATTTCCCTATACCATCCGCGTCGTTTCAGACATCATGTCATCGAATGGCTCCTCGTCCATGGCGTCCACCTGCGGTTCGTCCCTTTCCCTTATGGATGCAGGAGTGCCGATCAGCGCGCCCGTCGCAGGCATTGCCATGGGAATCTGGACTACTCCCGACGAATCACAGTATAAAATCCTCACCGACCTCCAAGGCATTGAAGACCATGACGGCGGCATGGATTTTAAAGTGGCAGGCACCGCGAAGGGCATTACCGCGATCCAGCTTGACGTGAAAATTTCGGGATTGACGCTTCCCATGATCCAAGAAACATTCGCCCAAGCGCTTAAAGGGCGCCTTAAGATACTTGAAAAAATGAATACGGTCATTGCTGCGCCCCGGCCTGATTTGTCCCCTTATGCGCCGCGCATCTACCCCTTGCAGATCAATCCTGACAAAATCCGCGACGTGATCGGTCCCGGGGGCAAGATCATCAATGAGATCATTGCCAAGACCGGCGTACAGATCGACATCGAGGATTCAGGGCTTATTATGGTCACCGCGCTCTCGAAGGAAAGCGCGGAGAAAGCGCTTGAATGGATTAAAAATTTAACCCGCGAAGTGCAGGTGGGTGAAACATTTCAAGGCAAGGTGACGAGGATTCTCGATTTCGGCGCATTCGTGGAAGTGCTCCCTAAGCAAGAAGGTTTGGTGCATATCTCACAGCTCGCGCCGTATCGCGTAAACCAAGTGACTGATATTGTAAACATCGGCGATGTCATCCCGGTGAAGGTAATAGAAATTGACGAGATGGGAAGGATAAACCTTTCGCTCAAAGAGACTGACTTCAATTTCCCGCCGCCTCCCGCCGGAGGATTCATGGCGCCTCCTGATGACGGCTCCAGGTATATAAACCGCGGCGGCCGTCCCGGCGCCCACGGACGCGACCGTGGCCACTACGACCGCCACTAA
- a CDS encoding HD domain-containing protein, whose translation MYHHYKGTQLPRSDAIQKLVVERILINPLTDDQRENSKVWELKHSSSCIQIGRLLAIKRGLNVELAEIICALHDVYAIDTGHYVEHAQRGAETAKELLHTTSQFSDQEIKVICDAIQAHSDKHLYSDDPYSELIKDADIFDCSLYEGTKEYYEKHKPIEVLKQYYHRIQKVREELGLPPDTQFTVK comes from the coding sequence ATGTATCATCATTATAAAGGCACCCAGCTCCCCCGCTCAGACGCAATACAAAAATTAGTGGTGGAAAGAATCCTCATAAATCCTCTCACTGATGACCAGCGAGAGAACTCTAAAGTATGGGAGCTTAAACATAGTAGCAGTTGTATTCAAATAGGAAGGCTTCTTGCCATAAAACGCGGGCTTAACGTTGAATTAGCAGAAATCATTTGCGCGCTTCACGATGTATATGCCATTGACACGGGGCATTATGTAGAACATGCGCAAAGGGGAGCAGAAACCGCCAAGGAGCTCCTGCATACCACGAGCCAATTCAGCGATCAAGAGATTAAGGTTATCTGCGATGCGATACAAGCCCACAGCGATAAACACCTCTATAGTGACGACCCGTATAGCGAACTGATTAAGGATGCAGATATCTTTGATTGTTCTCTTTATGAGGGCACAAAAGAATATTACGAAAAACACAAACCAATAGAGGTACTAAAACAATACTACCATCGGATCCAAAAGGTCAGAGAAGAGTTAGGGTTGCCGCCAGATACTCAATTTACTGTGAAATAA
- a CDS encoding PEP-utilizing enzyme, producing MTSDILYALTSSHARARLLEYFVNFQSEAQFRELQQKLSINPRQLTLQLKKLKEISLIHERIEGKRKFYRANIHTSYFSSLQQFIKSLKIDHGEWFRWERAGTIHHLYIVLEAAMRPMYEYFRLSWPLTLIIFKGENALWCNRMKDLSNLGEQIIQWHQKTNAKKYHDDIQAQTKKLEHVYFSIQSADLPKLPIKQLGNLYQELHDEYTRWFALLWTTEPVAIRAEELLKVELKSVSEREFALLTSTTHISFTQEIEDSLQAIVSALRRTHGSPHDPRILAMIDAFQQNYFWMHNNYFETKVLQREHIILEVKKRLITPVKEGGYAHVASAQKLALMNKLKLGAHTRALIEISDHFIYLQDIRKKWMMKAAHYLELLLAEAGRRSHMSIHHMRYTLPDEFMPILHGHIPHVSHRMKNAMLVFAEGALHGKIFAGDQALREEQKYFPSNNPIPSSPHGVLKGRVACQGKAIGTVKVLMNPSEAYKVNHGDVLVTSMTSPDFITSIRKCVAIVTNEGGLTCHAAIISRELNIPCIIGTKNATQFLKDGDKVEVNADEGIVTVLE from the coding sequence ATGACTTCAGACATCCTCTACGCGCTTACCTCATCCCATGCGCGCGCTCGGCTGCTTGAGTATTTTGTAAATTTTCAAAGTGAGGCTCAATTCCGTGAACTCCAGCAGAAGCTTTCTATTAACCCGCGTCAGCTCACGCTGCAGCTAAAAAAACTAAAAGAGATAAGTTTAATACATGAAAGGATAGAGGGAAAAAGAAAATTCTATCGCGCAAATATACACACCTCCTATTTTTCATCTCTTCAACAATTCATCAAAAGCCTAAAAATCGATCATGGGGAATGGTTCCGCTGGGAGCGCGCGGGCACTATCCATCACCTTTATATCGTACTTGAGGCTGCGATGCGCCCGATGTATGAATATTTCAGGTTATCATGGCCTTTAACACTAATTATATTTAAAGGAGAAAACGCGCTATGGTGCAATAGAATGAAAGATTTATCAAACTTAGGCGAACAAATTATACAATGGCATCAAAAAACAAATGCTAAAAAATATCACGACGATATCCAGGCACAAACAAAAAAACTTGAACATGTATATTTTTCAATACAATCAGCCGATTTGCCCAAGTTGCCCATAAAGCAACTGGGTAACCTCTACCAAGAACTCCATGATGAATACACACGGTGGTTTGCTTTATTATGGACTACTGAACCGGTCGCTATCAGAGCGGAGGAATTGTTAAAGGTGGAATTGAAAAGCGTTTCCGAGCGCGAATTCGCGCTTTTGACTTCTACCACTCATATATCATTCACACAAGAAATTGAAGACTCGCTACAAGCTATTGTCAGCGCTCTCCGACGCACGCATGGCAGCCCACACGATCCACGTATACTCGCAATGATTGATGCATTCCAGCAAAACTATTTCTGGATGCATAACAATTATTTTGAAACCAAGGTGCTCCAAAGGGAACATATAATATTGGAAGTAAAAAAACGACTCATAACGCCAGTAAAAGAGGGAGGGTATGCCCATGTCGCGAGTGCACAAAAGCTCGCCCTTATGAATAAATTAAAACTAGGAGCTCACACAAGGGCGCTCATTGAGATAAGCGACCACTTTATTTATCTCCAAGATATCAGAAAAAAGTGGATGATGAAGGCCGCACATTATCTGGAACTCCTTTTAGCGGAGGCAGGAAGAAGGTCTCATATGAGCATCCATCACATGAGATATACCCTGCCCGATGAATTCATGCCGATACTCCACGGTCACATTCCCCATGTAAGCCACAGGATGAAAAATGCAATGCTCGTATTTGCGGAGGGCGCGCTCCATGGAAAAATATTCGCAGGGGATCAAGCGTTACGTGAAGAACAGAAATATTTCCCATCAAATAATCCAATCCCTTCTTCTCCACATGGCGTGCTCAAAGGAAGAGTTGCCTGTCAAGGGAAAGCAATAGGCACGGTTAAGGTGCTCATGAATCCAAGCGAAGCGTATAAAGTCAATCATGGAGACGTATTGGTGACCTCCATGACGTCACCAGATTTTATCACTTCAATCAGGAAGTGCGTGGCAATAGTGACCAATGAAGGAGGATTAACCTGTCATGCCGCCATAATTTCACGCGAATTGAATATCCCTTGTATCATCGGTACAAAAAATGCCACACAATTCTTGAAAGATGGAGATAAAGTGGAAGTAAACGCTGATGAAGGAATAGTCACGGTGCTAGAATAA
- a CDS encoding PEP-utilizing enzyme yields MKRMMKRKTIKSRIKKFRYSVPDEVLDQLVDLFRSWGIRENDWMVVTASALQRYGYHFVDKRNVGEIDILMRRDAMPWGTKKYEWTYVPALGTSWLKEFRRFIKKTGFTPHLLALPFGPWRARDIYHSGKYLLPTGTTIRTAYPQDIITSRARILIDRVMGASFYDRIPRWRRETKFLESIAHKKHDKAVLKACEYFFRITKRISIKYVSKTERNEIKGLGIGKSKARGRVRVMRRISQLGTITQGDIMVTDDTNPIFLPVMMKVKAIVTNHGGLTSHAATLAREFKIPAVIGTKVATKVLKTGDRVEVNTKTGVVRKL; encoded by the coding sequence ATGAAACGAATGATGAAGAGGAAAACAATAAAGTCACGGATAAAAAAGTTCAGATATTCCGTTCCTGACGAGGTGCTTGACCAGCTCGTGGATCTTTTTCGGTCATGGGGAATTCGGGAAAACGACTGGATGGTGGTAACTGCAAGTGCACTACAGCGGTATGGATACCATTTTGTAGACAAGAGGAATGTGGGGGAAATCGATATTTTAATGCGACGAGATGCTATGCCGTGGGGTACAAAAAAATATGAATGGACATATGTGCCCGCTTTAGGAACATCATGGCTGAAAGAGTTCAGGAGATTCATAAAAAAAACTGGATTTACGCCCCACTTACTCGCACTTCCGTTTGGGCCATGGCGAGCACGTGACATATATCACAGCGGAAAATACTTACTGCCTACCGGGACAACAATACGAACTGCATATCCTCAAGATATAATTACTTCACGCGCACGAATTTTAATTGACCGTGTAATGGGAGCCTCCTTTTATGACCGCATACCACGTTGGCGCCGGGAAACAAAATTTTTAGAATCGATCGCACATAAAAAACATGACAAAGCAGTATTAAAAGCGTGCGAATATTTTTTTAGAATCACTAAACGCATCAGTATAAAATATGTTTCAAAGACTGAGCGTAATGAGATTAAGGGATTGGGTATTGGTAAATCGAAAGCAAGAGGCAGAGTGCGAGTGATGCGACGCATTTCTCAGTTGGGTACAATAACACAAGGGGATATTATGGTTACGGATGATACTAATCCAATATTTCTACCTGTGATGATGAAGGTGAAAGCAATCGTAACTAATCATGGAGGCTTAACGTCTCATGCCGCGACTTTGGCGCGGGAGTTTAAGATTCCAGCAGTGATCGGGACGAAAGTGGCGACAAAAGTGTTGAAAACTGGAGACCGAGTGGAAGTAAACACAAAGACGGGAGTCGTCAGAAAATTATAG
- a CDS encoding NUDIX domain-containing protein: MRTRIVVSALIEQEGKILLGRKKPGVGPYPDTWHLPGGGIEEEDKTLEEALQREVREETGLEVAVSDSIGFDEDLEPNKEGEETHYIFLVHKTRVSGGTLKPSSDLVALQWFPQNELKNLPLTMPSQKLFIKMGIV, from the coding sequence ATGCGAACCCGCATTGTGGTAAGCGCTCTCATTGAACAGGAAGGGAAGATACTCCTTGGCCGCAAAAAGCCGGGAGTAGGCCCCTATCCTGATACCTGGCATTTGCCGGGAGGCGGGATTGAAGAGGAGGACAAGACGCTTGAAGAAGCGCTCCAAAGAGAAGTGAGAGAAGAAACCGGCCTGGAAGTCGCGGTAAGTGATAGTATTGGATTTGATGAAGATTTGGAACCGAACAAAGAGGGAGAGGAGACGCACTATATATTTCTGGTACATAAGACGCGGGTATCAGGAGGCACGCTGAAACCTTCAAGCGACCTTGTGGCGCTCCAGTGGTTCCCCCAGAATGAACTCAAGAATCTGCCTCTCACCATGCCTTCTCAAAAGCTTTTCATAAAAATGGGCATTGTATGA
- the pyrB gene encoding aspartate carbamoyltransferase, which produces MQHILSASQFNREMLDEYLKRAEIMERVAAQGGSDDLKGKILATLFFEPSTRTRLSFETAILKLGGQVISQESASVSSSAAKGETIEDTIRIVNGYADAIVLRHPEMGTAERAARVSEVPLINAGDGPGEHPTQSLLDLFTIQKELGHIDNIHIAFVGDLKYGRTVRSLARFLTNYTNVNMTFVSPVPLRLGDDIKKILAEHRVSFSETENLNEIITNIDILYMTRVQQERFSDKSEYERLKNSYVLTADLVGNMKQSARILHPLPRVNEIAPEVDRDPRAAYFRQARNGLYVRMALLHTIIKGK; this is translated from the coding sequence ATGCAGCATATATTGTCAGCAAGTCAATTTAATAGGGAAATGCTTGATGAGTATCTCAAACGTGCAGAGATAATGGAGCGCGTGGCAGCGCAGGGCGGGAGTGATGATTTGAAGGGGAAAATTTTGGCGACGCTTTTTTTCGAACCGTCCACACGCACGCGGCTTTCGTTTGAAACCGCCATACTCAAGCTTGGCGGGCAAGTAATTTCGCAAGAGAGCGCATCGGTATCAAGTTCCGCGGCAAAGGGTGAGACGATAGAGGATACAATCCGGATAGTAAATGGGTATGCGGACGCAATTGTACTACGCCATCCAGAAATGGGCACGGCAGAGCGCGCCGCGCGCGTTTCCGAAGTTCCGCTCATTAATGCGGGCGATGGGCCGGGTGAACATCCTACGCAGTCGCTTCTCGATCTCTTTACCATACAAAAAGAACTGGGGCATATTGACAATATCCATATTGCATTCGTGGGAGACCTCAAATATGGACGTACGGTCCGCTCACTCGCGCGTTTCTTGACCAATTACACGAATGTGAACATGACATTTGTGTCTCCTGTACCCTTAAGACTTGGCGATGATATCAAAAAAATCCTTGCTGAACATCGCGTATCATTCAGCGAAACTGAAAACTTAAATGAAATAATAACGAATATAGATATACTTTATATGACCCGCGTGCAACAAGAACGATTTAGCGACAAAAGCGAATATGAACGCCTGAAAAATAGCTATGTGCTCACCGCGGATCTTGTGGGAAACATGAAACAAAGCGCACGCATCCTCCATCCCCTGCCGCGCGTGAATGAAATTGCGCCCGAGGTGGATCGCGATCCCCGCGCCGCCTACTTCCGGCAGGCGAGAAACGGCCTCTATGTAAGAATGGCACTGCTGCATACCATCATTAAAGGGAAATAA
- a CDS encoding sulfite exporter TauE/SafE family protein: MDVLFHYSIAFLTSFIASIIGSIAGGGGLLSTPVLIFLGLPAPIAVATKRFGDLGGTAGAIKRFSSDKKIVWTVAWSLAIASLFGALVGAHLLLQINRELLQRLIGVMMLALCPFLLLRKEIGVMRTRTHPLAKGIGYIFYFILEAWTAFFGGGSGIFARYVLVSCFGLTLTEASATDRVAGLVLAVTAVIIFAMNRVIDYGYGIVLLTGGLLGGYIGAHIAIKKGDVWVKYIFTILVGIFGIALLIK, from the coding sequence ATGGACGTGCTCTTCCATTATTCAATCGCATTCCTTACATCATTTATCGCGAGCATCATCGGTTCAATCGCGGGAGGAGGCGGTCTCCTTTCCACTCCTGTACTCATTTTCCTCGGGCTGCCGGCGCCCATTGCTGTTGCCACTAAACGGTTCGGCGATCTCGGCGGCACTGCAGGCGCCATCAAGCGCTTCTCTTCCGATAAAAAAATCGTGTGGACCGTGGCATGGTCTCTCGCGATCGCAAGCCTCTTTGGCGCGCTCGTGGGAGCGCACCTGCTACTGCAAATCAACAGGGAGCTTCTCCAGCGCCTCATTGGCGTGATGATGCTGGCGCTGTGTCCCTTCTTACTGCTGCGCAAAGAGATCGGCGTGATGCGTACCCGAACTCATCCATTGGCAAAAGGCATCGGATACATCTTTTACTTTATTTTAGAAGCATGGACCGCTTTTTTCGGAGGAGGCTCCGGTATCTTTGCGCGCTATGTGCTTGTCTCATGCTTTGGCTTGACGCTCACTGAAGCAAGCGCCACGGACCGCGTTGCCGGGCTCGTGCTCGCCGTCACCGCCGTCATAATATTCGCGATGAATCGCGTTATTGACTATGGATATGGTATAGTACTTCTTACCGGAGGTCTCTTAGGCGGCTATATAGGCGCGCATATCGCCATAAAGAAAGGTGATGTGTGGGTAAAATACATATTCACCATTCTTGTAGGCATCTTTGGCATTGCCTTGCTTATTAAATAA
- a CDS encoding DUF5671 domain-containing protein — MDQTFTTSSPKATPRDVFLHLLSVGTLYVSAVCLIALLFQYVNYYFPDPLQYYETIFGVLRRTIATVIVVFPVYVATAWYFQKEAVKDPARRDIKIRKWLVYLTLFVSAVTVIVDLVVLVHRYLGGELTPRFGLKVLAVLLVAAGLFWYYLWDLKRQVSVLPIKIKNILRATVGIVGIVIIGGFFLVGSPQKQRLIRFDAQRITDLQMIQNEVIYFWQQKNSLPQALEELNNDISGFRAPLDPETNEQYEYGIKGPLVFELCANFNTTGDEENARRGIKTAPIYGTAQQNWNWEHGIGRVCFKRTIDPEIYGNKEGNTIRPTPLPSPLPAQNIPD, encoded by the coding sequence ATGGACCAAACTTTCACTACCTCTTCTCCCAAAGCAACGCCGCGCGACGTGTTCCTGCATCTTTTAAGCGTTGGCACCCTATACGTAAGCGCGGTGTGCCTCATTGCGCTTCTTTTCCAATATGTGAATTATTATTTTCCTGATCCTCTGCAGTACTATGAGACGATCTTCGGTGTGCTGCGCCGCACCATCGCCACGGTGATCGTGGTGTTCCCCGTGTACGTGGCGACCGCATGGTATTTCCAAAAAGAAGCGGTGAAGGACCCTGCGCGGCGGGATATTAAAATCCGCAAATGGCTTGTGTATCTCACCTTGTTTGTGTCCGCAGTGACGGTCATTGTCGACCTCGTGGTGCTCGTCCATCGCTACCTGGGAGGTGAGCTCACTCCCCGTTTTGGACTGAAAGTGCTCGCGGTGCTGCTCGTGGCGGCAGGACTCTTCTGGTATTATCTCTGGGATCTGAAACGGCAGGTAAGCGTACTTCCGATAAAAATAAAAAATATTCTGCGCGCAACGGTCGGCATCGTAGGGATAGTGATCATCGGGGGATTCTTCCTCGTCGGCTCGCCCCAGAAACAAAGGCTGATACGGTTCGACGCGCAACGAATCACAGACCTGCAAATGATACAAAATGAAGTGATATATTTCTGGCAGCAAAAAAATTCCCTTCCGCAGGCGCTTGAAGAACTTAACAATGATATCAGCGGGTTTCGCGCGCCTCTGGACCCAGAAACAAATGAACAATATGAATACGGCATCAAAGGCCCACTTGTGTTCGAGCTCTGTGCGAACTTTAATACCACAGGAGACGAAGAGAACGCCCGGCGCGGCATTAAAACTGCACCAATCTACGGTACCGCTCAACAGAACTGGAACTGGGAACATGGGATCGGCCGTGTGTGTTTTAAGCGCACCATTGACCCGGAAATTTATGGTAACAAAGAGGGAAACACTATCCGCCCGACACCGCTCCCCTCGCCTCTGCCTGCCCAAAATATACCAGACTAA
- a CDS encoding radical SAM protein, with protein sequence MQPDSLNPVVNAGMHFYNFEPLGLSYVAATVEDYHDLCLIDLNNEAEPDTAFRQTIRAFQPDVIAFSARTSSNTGRVLQLAQITKDIDRKIITVVGGIHVMLWPYDFFQKVDVVIWRNPMGNFPVTVKMIAQGRRLKVVQAMIDTSFVPSVTLQSYPNPNRELSTRYKYHIAIGRPGFEQVLQPVVSIKTSSGCPYRCNFCCLWKICPRYEIRDIAGIVQEIASLTPENIFLADDESFIEADYMFELAGAIISSGINKRFIMYTRADTVAKNPWLLEKWASAGLVEAWIGIDGFSDKQLEAYKKEDTTTSHAKAINICRQNAVSVHGTSMINQNFTQDDFDHLLNYTSMELGLTSCHFFVLTPFKGTVLYERTNPNNLLTDNSDHFSLRQTVLKPHHMSVEEFHRRYADLQKYFNSDSMPYTARVANFPDQLLPEFGMLVKENENLYQAILRVSYE encoded by the coding sequence GTGCAGCCAGATTCTCTCAATCCAGTGGTCAACGCGGGGATGCACTTTTATAATTTTGAACCGTTGGGGTTGAGTTATGTTGCGGCGACAGTAGAGGACTACCACGATCTCTGTCTAATTGATTTGAATAATGAAGCGGAGCCGGATACTGCATTTAGGCAGACGATCAGGGCTTTTCAGCCCGATGTCATTGCCTTTTCTGCAAGAACATCCTCCAATACTGGGAGAGTGTTGCAACTCGCCCAGATAACTAAAGATATCGATCGCAAGATCATAACAGTAGTCGGAGGAATACATGTGATGTTGTGGCCATACGATTTCTTTCAGAAAGTCGACGTTGTCATATGGAGGAATCCCATGGGTAATTTTCCCGTGACAGTGAAGATGATCGCCCAAGGAAGAAGACTGAAAGTAGTTCAAGCAATGATTGATACTAGCTTTGTGCCATCGGTTACATTACAAAGTTATCCGAATCCCAATCGGGAATTATCTACGCGGTACAAATATCATATTGCGATCGGCAGACCGGGGTTTGAGCAGGTTTTACAGCCAGTGGTATCAATCAAGACTTCCAGCGGTTGTCCATATAGATGTAACTTCTGTTGCCTTTGGAAAATTTGTCCGCGTTATGAGATTCGAGACATCGCTGGGATTGTGCAAGAGATTGCCTCGTTAACTCCCGAGAACATATTTTTAGCCGACGATGAGTCGTTCATCGAAGCGGATTATATGTTTGAATTAGCTGGGGCTATCATTAGTTCGGGGATTAACAAGAGATTCATTATGTACACCCGTGCAGACACGGTCGCAAAGAATCCTTGGCTGCTGGAAAAATGGGCAAGTGCAGGTTTGGTGGAGGCTTGGATTGGCATTGATGGATTCTCGGACAAACAGCTTGAGGCATACAAAAAGGAGGACACGACGACATCGCATGCTAAGGCAATAAATATTTGCAGACAAAATGCCGTGAGCGTACACGGTACGTCAATGATAAATCAAAATTTCACGCAAGATGATTTTGACCACCTTCTGAATTATACGAGCATGGAGCTCGGGCTAACTTCTTGTCACTTTTTCGTACTCACTCCATTTAAGGGGACTGTATTATACGAGAGGACCAATCCGAACAATCTATTAACTGATAATTCGGATCATTTCTCGTTACGGCAAACAGTACTTAAGCCCCATCATATGTCGGTGGAAGAATTTCACCGGCGATACGCCGATTTGCAAAAATACTTCAACAGCGACTCAATGCCTTACACGGCTAGAGTCGCTAATTTTCCGGATCAGCTATTGCCGGAGTTTGGAATGCTGGTAAAGGAAAATGAGAATCTTTATCAGGCTATTCTAAGGGTCAGCTATGAGTGA